The proteins below come from a single Pandoraea apista genomic window:
- a CDS encoding primosomal protein N' — protein MTRADELSEPSPASTDDALSPVAAGRTGTPVIARVALDTPLLTLFDYRLDQAASLGQLVQVPFGRRQVVGIVWELTQRSEVDPAKLRDVTAVWHELPPLGDDWRDLMQFASRYYQRGVGEVALPAIPGHLRTPMRWPRLLAQRGVQRYRIAEGALTTLMDNVPARLRAQRRLADGLAQAGTLDADEAKALCSKAADVLKQWAAAGWVVVETVPFHEAMRDAEASDANNRNDADDASNASVQDEVSGAAAILPEDARGVAKTLTAGQADAVAAIHDALEAAGAQRLDRAPSTDDAGDTPACAPFLLYGVTGSGKTEVYLRVVAEALRQPDSQVLVLVPEINLTPQLEGVFRKRFPDETLVTLHSGLAEGERARHWLAAHRGEARIVLGTRLAVMASLPHLRLIVVDEEHDPSYKQQEGLRYSARDLAIWRANRLRIPVVLGSATPSLDSWRRAEQGRYVRLAMPERATPDAVLPRVSLIDMEIERKRQRTVHEGLSQPLLAAIRARFDAGEQSLLFLNRRGYAPVLNCDACGWISDCRRCSAHMVLHKPERRLRCHHCGAESRIPHACPDCGNQDLAPLGRGTQRIEEALAEHFPDARLARIDADSTRRKGSAQALFAQVHAGEVDILIGTQMVAKGHDFRNVTLVGVVNADSALFSHDFRAAERLFAQLMQVAGRAGRAARADGPGDVLIQTRYASHPLFASLMRHDYAGFAAQQLEERRVAALPPYTHQALLRAEARRLDDAMTFLKQAREIAATPALHDPRISLWDPVPMTMVRIAGTERAQLVIESPHRGALQRFLTDWMGELRALKAPVRWHLEVDPLEI, from the coding sequence TTGACTCGCGCCGACGAACTGTCCGAACCGTCTCCTGCATCGACCGATGATGCGCTGTCTCCGGTTGCCGCCGGACGCACCGGCACGCCCGTGATCGCCCGCGTAGCGCTCGATACGCCCTTGTTGACCCTCTTCGACTACCGGCTCGATCAGGCGGCAAGCCTCGGTCAGTTGGTACAGGTGCCGTTCGGGCGACGACAGGTCGTGGGGATTGTCTGGGAATTGACGCAGCGCAGCGAAGTCGACCCGGCAAAGCTGCGCGACGTGACCGCCGTCTGGCACGAATTGCCACCGCTCGGGGACGACTGGCGCGACCTGATGCAGTTCGCATCGCGCTATTACCAGCGCGGTGTCGGCGAAGTGGCGCTGCCGGCCATACCGGGCCATCTGCGCACGCCGATGCGCTGGCCGCGGCTCCTCGCCCAACGCGGCGTGCAGCGTTACCGGATTGCCGAGGGGGCGCTGACAACGCTCATGGACAACGTGCCCGCCCGGCTGCGCGCGCAGCGCCGGCTGGCCGACGGTCTTGCGCAAGCCGGCACACTCGACGCCGACGAGGCGAAAGCGCTCTGCTCGAAAGCGGCCGACGTGCTCAAACAATGGGCCGCCGCCGGCTGGGTCGTCGTGGAAACCGTGCCGTTCCATGAAGCGATGCGCGACGCCGAAGCGAGCGACGCCAACAATCGGAACGACGCAGACGACGCGAGCAACGCCTCCGTGCAAGATGAAGTGTCTGGCGCCGCCGCAATCCTGCCCGAAGATGCGCGCGGCGTCGCCAAAACGCTCACCGCCGGACAGGCGGATGCCGTCGCGGCCATCCATGACGCCCTCGAAGCGGCAGGGGCACAGCGTCTCGATCGCGCGCCGTCGACCGACGACGCGGGCGACACCCCCGCCTGCGCCCCCTTCCTGCTCTATGGCGTGACCGGCAGCGGCAAAACGGAGGTCTATCTGCGCGTGGTCGCCGAGGCGCTTCGTCAACCCGACTCGCAGGTGCTCGTCCTCGTGCCGGAAATCAATCTGACGCCACAGCTCGAAGGCGTCTTCCGCAAACGATTCCCTGACGAAACGCTCGTCACCCTGCACAGCGGTCTGGCCGAGGGCGAACGCGCCCGGCATTGGCTGGCGGCGCACCGCGGCGAGGCGCGTATCGTGCTTGGCACCCGGCTCGCCGTCATGGCGTCGCTGCCGCATCTGCGTCTGATCGTTGTCGACGAAGAGCACGATCCGTCCTACAAGCAACAGGAAGGGTTGCGCTACTCGGCGCGCGATCTCGCGATCTGGCGGGCGAATCGGCTGCGCATTCCCGTCGTGCTGGGCTCTGCCACGCCCTCGCTCGATAGCTGGCGACGCGCCGAACAGGGCCGCTACGTGCGCCTCGCGATGCCTGAACGCGCCACGCCCGACGCCGTGCTGCCGCGTGTCTCGCTCATCGACATGGAGATCGAACGCAAGCGCCAGCGCACAGTGCACGAGGGCTTGTCGCAACCCTTGCTCGCGGCCATTCGCGCGCGGTTCGACGCGGGCGAGCAGAGTCTGTTGTTTCTGAATCGCCGCGGCTACGCCCCGGTGCTCAACTGCGACGCCTGCGGCTGGATCAGCGATTGCCGCCGGTGCAGCGCGCACATGGTGCTGCACAAGCCCGAGCGCCGGCTGCGCTGCCACCACTGCGGCGCCGAGTCGCGTATTCCGCATGCGTGCCCCGACTGCGGCAATCAGGATCTCGCCCCGCTGGGACGCGGCACACAACGTATTGAAGAAGCGCTGGCCGAGCATTTCCCCGACGCGCGTCTCGCCCGCATCGACGCCGACAGCACACGCCGCAAAGGCAGCGCGCAGGCACTGTTCGCACAAGTGCATGCCGGCGAAGTCGACATCCTGATCGGCACCCAAATGGTGGCCAAGGGGCATGACTTCCGTAACGTCACACTCGTGGGGGTGGTCAACGCCGACAGCGCGCTGTTCTCGCACGACTTCCGGGCAGCCGAGCGTCTCTTCGCGCAACTGATGCAGGTGGCGGGACGCGCCGGTCGCGCCGCCCGGGCCGACGGCCCCGGCGACGTGCTGATCCAGACCCGCTACGCGTCGCACCCGTTGTTCGCCTCGCTCATGCGCCACGACTACGCGGGCTTCGCGGCACAGCAATTGGAAGAACGTCGCGTCGCCGCGTTGCCCCCGTACACGCATCAGGCGTTGCTGCGCGCCGAAGCGCGGCGCCTCGACGACGCCATGACGTTCCTGAAGCAGGCCCGCGAGATTGCCGCCACGCCCGCATTGCACGACCCACGCATTTCCCTCTGGGACCCGGTGCCGATGACCATGGTGCGGATCGCGGGCACCGAGCGCGCGCAGCTCGTGATCGAGAGTCCGCATCGCGGCGCCCTGCAACGCTTTCTCACCGACTGGATGGGCGAGTTGCGCGCCCTCAAGGCGCCCGTGCGCTGGCATCTCGAAGTCGACCCTCTCGAAATATAA
- a CDS encoding transporter substrate-binding domain-containing protein, with protein MKVTTTAARAVLMAGAAFAALTAATVHAQSAAAGSPAAMHSRLDDIVKSGTLRACATGDYKPYTYRRPDGQFEGIDVDLVASLAKSLGVKPVIVPTTWKGLMDDFTAGKCDIAVGGISVTLDRAARAYYSSVVMVDGKSPIVRCADVAKYQTLADLNQPSTRAIANPGGTNERFARQYLPKATLTIYPDNVTIFQQIAEGRADVMVTDTSETLLQHKLIPSLCPVNPDKPLQFGEKAYLIPRGDDILKQYVDQWLNLAQKTGEYQAVVDKWLK; from the coding sequence ATGAAAGTCACGACGACAGCCGCCCGCGCGGTTCTCATGGCGGGAGCGGCATTCGCCGCGCTCACCGCTGCCACGGTTCATGCGCAATCGGCCGCCGCCGGCAGCCCCGCCGCCATGCACTCCCGGCTCGACGACATTGTGAAGTCGGGTACCTTGCGCGCCTGCGCGACCGGCGACTACAAGCCGTACACGTATCGCCGCCCGGACGGTCAGTTCGAGGGGATCGACGTGGATCTGGTCGCTTCGCTGGCGAAATCGCTCGGCGTGAAGCCTGTGATTGTCCCCACGACGTGGAAAGGGCTGATGGACGACTTCACCGCCGGGAAGTGCGATATCGCAGTCGGGGGCATCTCCGTCACGCTCGATCGTGCGGCCCGTGCCTATTACAGCAGCGTGGTGATGGTCGACGGCAAATCGCCGATCGTGCGTTGTGCCGACGTTGCGAAGTACCAGACGCTCGCCGATCTGAACCAGCCCAGCACGCGCGCCATCGCGAATCCTGGCGGTACGAACGAGCGCTTTGCCCGTCAGTACCTGCCCAAGGCCACGCTCACGATCTATCCGGATAACGTCACGATCTTCCAGCAGATCGCCGAGGGTCGCGCCGACGTGATGGTGACGGATACGTCCGAAACGCTGTTGCAGCACAAACTTATCCCGTCGCTCTGCCCGGTCAACCCCGACAAGCCGCTTCAGTTCGGCGAGAAGGCCTACCTGATCCCGCGTGGCGACGACATCCTCAAGCAATACGTCGATCAATGGCTCAACCTTGCCCAGAAGACCGGCGAGTATCAGGCCGTCGTGGACAAGTGGCTCAAGTAA
- the putA gene encoding trifunctional transcriptional regulator/proline dehydrogenase/L-glutamate gamma-semialdehyde dehydrogenase, translated as MANTTLGVKVDDVLRTRLKTAAQQIERTPHWLIKQAIFAYLERIESGALPPELSGATQSGTEVIDGHAGDDTVPHPFLEFAQNVQPQSVLRAAITAAYRRPEPECVPVLVGQAKLAPATAASASDLARKLVVALRGKSTGGGVEGLIHEFSLSSQEGVALMCLAEALLRIPDKATRDALIRDKISKGDWHAHMGNSPSMFVNAATWGLMITGKLVTTTSEAGLTKALTRLIGRGGEPLIRKGVDMAMRLMGEQFVTGETISEALANSRKYEAQGFRYSYDMLGEAATTEEDAQRYYASYEQAIHAIGKASAGRGIYEGPGISIKLSALHPRYSRSQHERTITELLPRVQALAKLARSYDIGLNIDAEEADRLEISLDLLEALCFDPELAGWNGIGFVVQAYQKRCPFVIDFIIDLARRSRHRIMVRLVKGAYWDTEIKRAQVDGLEGYPVYTRKIYTDVSYLACAKKLLAVPDAIYPQFATHNAYTLSAIYHLAGNNYYPGQYEFQCLHGMGEPLYEEVVGPIASGKLARPCRVYAPVGTHETLLAYLVRRLLENGANTSFVNRIADETISVDELIADPISEAEKVQPLGAPHAKIPLPRDLYGASRANSSGFDLSNEHRLASLSSALLASAGTPWRAAPLLADGERTTGTPRAVRNPADLRDVVGQVIEATAADVEAALANAVAAAPIWQATPVEARADCLMRSADLLEAHMPTLMGLCVREAGKSLPNAVAEVREAVDFLRYYAAQIRQGFSNDTHRPLGPVLCISPWNFPLAIFVGQVAAALAAGNPVIAKPAEQTPLIAAEAVRLMQAAGVPAGALQLLPGTGETVGAALVADARTKAVMFTGSTEVARIIARTLADRLDANGRPIPLIAETGGQNAMIVDSSALPEQVVYDVLASAFDSAGQRCSALRVLCLQDDIADKTLHMLKGAMQELAIGNPDRLAIDVGPVIDAEAQSGINRHIEQMRSKGFPVEQLTLPEATRHGTFVPPTLIELTDLKALQREVFGPVLHVIRFKRAQLDKLLDQINGTGYGLTFGVHTRIDETIAYVTERAHVGNVYVNRNVIGAVVGVQPFGGEGLSGTGPKAGGPMYLPRLLATRPAALAPELHRNEAALAPLVTYRDWLHAKGNTADSAAAIDRVDRYLATSALDATAVLPGPTGERNTYGLEPRGPVLCVAATPLGARTQLAAVLATGNNAVFTDSAAARELVGALPATLKGRASVLAAGADAAAEPSLAAVLFEGDSDELRALNRRIATRNGPILSMQGLAPEALAAGDDYALERLLCERSVSVNTAAAGGNANLMTIG; from the coding sequence ATGGCTAACACCACTCTTGGCGTCAAGGTCGACGACGTCTTGCGCACCCGGCTGAAAACGGCCGCCCAACAAATCGAGCGCACGCCGCACTGGCTCATCAAACAGGCCATCTTCGCCTATCTGGAGCGCATTGAAAGCGGCGCCCTGCCGCCTGAGCTGAGCGGCGCAACCCAGTCCGGCACCGAGGTAATCGACGGCCATGCGGGCGACGACACCGTGCCGCATCCCTTCCTCGAGTTCGCGCAAAACGTGCAACCGCAGTCGGTGTTGCGTGCGGCGATTACGGCGGCCTATCGCCGTCCCGAGCCGGAGTGCGTGCCGGTGCTCGTCGGTCAGGCCAAGCTGGCCCCGGCGACCGCCGCGTCGGCGTCCGACCTCGCCCGCAAGCTCGTCGTCGCCCTGCGCGGCAAGAGCACGGGCGGTGGCGTGGAAGGTCTGATTCACGAGTTCTCGTTGTCCAGCCAGGAAGGTGTGGCGCTCATGTGCCTCGCCGAAGCGCTGCTGCGCATTCCCGACAAAGCCACGCGCGACGCCCTGATTCGCGACAAGATCAGCAAAGGCGACTGGCACGCTCACATGGGCAACTCGCCGTCGATGTTCGTCAACGCCGCTACCTGGGGTCTGATGATCACCGGCAAGCTCGTGACCACGACCAGCGAAGCCGGCCTCACCAAGGCCCTCACACGCCTGATCGGCCGTGGCGGCGAGCCGCTCATCCGCAAGGGTGTCGACATGGCCATGCGCCTGATGGGCGAGCAGTTCGTGACGGGCGAGACCATCTCCGAGGCCCTCGCCAACAGCCGCAAGTACGAAGCCCAGGGCTTCCGCTACTCCTACGACATGCTCGGCGAAGCGGCGACGACCGAAGAAGATGCCCAGCGCTACTACGCAAGCTACGAGCAGGCCATTCATGCCATCGGCAAGGCCTCGGCCGGGCGTGGCATCTACGAGGGCCCGGGTATCTCGATCAAGCTCTCGGCCTTGCATCCGCGCTATTCGCGCAGCCAGCACGAGCGCACCATCACGGAGCTGCTGCCGCGCGTGCAGGCGCTCGCCAAGCTGGCCCGCTCCTATGACATCGGCCTGAATATCGACGCCGAAGAAGCCGACCGCCTCGAAATCTCGCTCGATCTGCTCGAAGCGCTGTGCTTCGACCCGGAACTGGCCGGCTGGAACGGGATCGGTTTCGTGGTGCAGGCGTATCAGAAGCGCTGCCCGTTCGTGATCGACTTCATCATTGATCTGGCACGCCGCAGCCGCCACCGCATCATGGTGCGTCTGGTCAAGGGCGCTTACTGGGATACGGAAATCAAACGTGCGCAGGTCGATGGCCTGGAAGGCTATCCGGTCTACACGCGCAAGATCTACACCGACGTGTCGTACCTCGCCTGCGCGAAGAAGCTGCTCGCGGTGCCGGACGCGATCTACCCGCAATTCGCCACGCACAACGCCTACACGCTCTCGGCGATCTATCACCTCGCGGGCAACAACTACTACCCCGGCCAGTACGAATTTCAATGCCTGCACGGCATGGGCGAGCCGCTCTACGAAGAAGTCGTCGGCCCCATTGCCTCGGGCAAACTGGCACGGCCATGCCGCGTGTACGCCCCGGTTGGCACGCACGAAACACTGCTCGCCTACCTCGTGCGCCGTTTGCTCGAGAACGGTGCGAACACGTCGTTCGTGAATCGCATTGCCGACGAAACGATCAGCGTCGACGAACTGATCGCCGATCCGATCTCCGAAGCCGAAAAGGTGCAACCGCTCGGCGCACCACACGCCAAGATTCCGCTGCCGCGAGATCTGTATGGCGCGTCGCGCGCCAACTCGTCGGGCTTCGATCTGTCGAACGAGCATCGTCTCGCCTCGCTGTCGTCGGCACTGCTCGCCAGCGCCGGTACGCCGTGGCGTGCTGCGCCGCTGCTCGCCGACGGCGAACGCACGACGGGCACGCCGCGTGCCGTGCGCAACCCGGCCGATCTGCGCGATGTCGTCGGTCAGGTCATCGAAGCCACTGCGGCAGACGTGGAAGCCGCGCTCGCGAACGCCGTGGCCGCCGCCCCGATCTGGCAGGCCACGCCGGTCGAGGCGCGCGCCGACTGCCTGATGCGCTCGGCCGATCTGCTCGAAGCCCATATGCCCACACTCATGGGACTGTGCGTGCGCGAAGCGGGCAAGTCGCTGCCCAACGCGGTGGCCGAAGTGCGCGAAGCCGTCGACTTCCTGCGCTACTACGCCGCGCAGATCCGGCAGGGCTTCTCCAACGATACGCATCGCCCGCTGGGCCCGGTGCTGTGCATCAGCCCGTGGAACTTCCCGCTCGCGATCTTCGTGGGTCAGGTCGCCGCCGCCCTCGCCGCCGGCAACCCGGTCATCGCCAAACCCGCCGAGCAAACGCCGCTCATCGCCGCCGAAGCCGTTCGCCTGATGCAGGCTGCCGGCGTACCCGCCGGCGCGCTGCAACTGCTGCCGGGCACGGGCGAGACCGTGGGCGCCGCGCTCGTAGCGGACGCTCGCACCAAGGCCGTCATGTTCACCGGCTCGACCGAAGTGGCCCGCATCATCGCGCGCACGCTGGCCGACCGTCTCGACGCCAACGGCCGGCCGATTCCGCTGATCGCCGAGACCGGTGGCCAGAACGCAATGATCGTCGACTCGTCGGCGTTGCCCGAACAAGTCGTGTACGACGTGCTCGCATCGGCCTTCGACTCGGCCGGTCAACGCTGCTCGGCGCTGCGCGTGCTGTGCTTGCAGGACGATATCGCCGACAAGACCTTGCACATGCTCAAGGGCGCAATGCAGGAACTGGCCATCGGCAACCCGGATCGTCTGGCGATCGACGTGGGCCCGGTGATCGACGCCGAAGCGCAAAGCGGTATCAACCGTCACATCGAACAAATGCGCAGCAAGGGCTTCCCGGTCGAGCAACTGACGCTGCCGGAGGCCACCCGCCACGGTACGTTCGTGCCGCCCACGCTCATCGAGCTGACCGATCTGAAGGCGCTGCAACGCGAAGTCTTCGGCCCGGTGCTGCACGTCATCCGCTTCAAGCGCGCACAACTCGACAAGTTGCTCGACCAGATCAACGGCACCGGCTACGGCCTGACGTTCGGCGTGCACACGCGTATCGACGAAACCATCGCCTATGTGACCGAGCGCGCCCATGTCGGCAATGTCTACGTGAACCGGAACGTGATCGGCGCAGTGGTCGGGGTGCAACCGTTCGGCGGCGAAGGTCTGTCCGGTACGGGACCGAAGGCGGGGGGGCCGATGTATCTGCCGCGTCTGCTGGCGACCCGGCCGGCCGCTCTGGCCCCGGAACTCCATCGCAACGAAGCGGCGCTCGCACCGCTGGTGACCTACCGCGACTGGCTGCATGCGAAGGGCAACACCGCCGACAGCGCCGCCGCAATCGATCGCGTCGACCGTTATCTGGCGACATCGGCGCTCGACGCCACGGCCGTTCTTCCGGGACCGACCGGCGAGCGCAACACCTACGGTCTGGAACCGCGTGGCCCGGTGCTTTGCGTAGCGGCCACGCCGCTCGGTGCGCGTACGCAACTGGCCGCCGTGCTGGCGACGGGTAACAACGCGGTCTTCACCGACAGCGCCGCCGCCCGCGAACTGGTCGGCGCGCTGCCCGCCACGCTCAAGGGCCGTGCCTCGGTATTGGCTGCCGGTGCGGACGCCGCTGCGGAACCCTCGCTCGCCGCCGTGCTGTTCGAAGGCGACAGCGACGAGCTGCGCGCACTGAACCGCCGGATCGCTACCCGTAACGGTCCGATCCTGTCGATGCAAGGCCTCGCCCCCGAGGCGTTGGCGGCGGGCGACGACTATGCGCTGGAGCGCCTGCTGTGCGAGCGCTCGGTGTCCGTCAACACGGCCGCAGCCGGAGGTAATGCCAACCTCATGACCATCGGCTGA
- the hemE gene encoding uroporphyrinogen decarboxylase — translation MSQALQNDTFLRALLRQPTEYTPIWLMRQAGRYLPEYNATRAKAGSFLALAKNPAYATEVTLQPLERFPLDAAILFSDILTIPDAMGLGLSFEAGEGPRFAHPLRTEDDVRRLRAPDLDSLRYVFDAVTEIRRALNGRVPLIGFSGSPWTLACYMVEGGGSADFRTVKTMMYERPDLMTHILETNARAVAAYLNAQIEAGAQAIMVFDTWGGALADGLYQRFSLAYMRKALAGVHREWNGVRIPHIVFTKGGGQWLEAIADTGPDAIGLDWTVDLAAARRRVGERCALQGNFDPTALFASPDAIRAEARRLLDAYGNAPGHVFNLGHGISQFTPPEHVAALVDEVHSYSRKLRQTA, via the coding sequence GTGTCCCAAGCTCTGCAAAACGATACTTTCCTGCGCGCCCTGCTGCGCCAGCCGACCGAGTACACGCCGATCTGGCTGATGCGCCAGGCGGGCCGGTACCTGCCCGAATACAACGCCACGCGCGCCAAGGCCGGTAGCTTCCTGGCGCTTGCCAAGAACCCGGCTTACGCCACCGAGGTCACATTGCAGCCGCTCGAGCGCTTCCCGCTCGATGCCGCCATTCTGTTCTCGGACATCCTCACCATTCCCGACGCCATGGGCCTCGGCCTGTCGTTCGAAGCCGGCGAAGGGCCGCGCTTCGCGCATCCGCTGCGCACCGAAGACGACGTGCGCCGCCTGCGGGCGCCGGACCTCGACAGCCTGCGGTATGTGTTCGACGCCGTGACCGAGATCCGTCGCGCCCTGAACGGACGCGTGCCGCTGATCGGCTTCTCGGGCAGTCCGTGGACACTCGCTTGCTACATGGTCGAGGGCGGCGGGTCGGCCGACTTCCGGACCGTCAAGACGATGATGTATGAGCGTCCCGATCTGATGACGCATATTCTCGAGACCAACGCGCGTGCAGTCGCCGCTTATCTGAACGCACAGATCGAAGCGGGCGCACAGGCCATCATGGTGTTCGACACCTGGGGTGGCGCACTGGCCGACGGCCTCTACCAGCGTTTCTCGCTCGCTTACATGCGGAAGGCGCTGGCAGGGGTGCACCGCGAATGGAACGGCGTGCGGATCCCACACATCGTCTTTACCAAGGGTGGCGGTCAGTGGCTCGAAGCCATTGCCGACACCGGCCCCGACGCGATCGGCCTCGACTGGACAGTCGATCTTGCCGCCGCGCGCCGCCGGGTGGGCGAGCGTTGTGCACTGCAAGGCAATTTCGACCCGACCGCTCTCTTCGCATCGCCCGACGCCATACGCGCCGAAGCGCGGCGACTGCTTGATGCGTACGGCAATGCGCCGGGCCACGTCTTCAATCTGGGCCACGGGATTTCGCAGTTCACCCCGCCCGAACATGTCGCGGCGCTCGTCGACGAAGTGCACAGCTACAGCCGAAAGCTGCGCCAGACGGCATAA
- a CDS encoding alpha/beta hydrolase has product MTIDADLLAYYDQMARKYPNAANAADAGAPSAQDVRAKFAAVAVEALRPLPAGLKSETFEIPLPGRNLRARLYRPIGREVPLVVYFHGGGWVVGDVDTHGTLAAFLAQDGDVAVLSVDYRLAPEHPFPAPVDDAREALAWAAEQRARLGVQVDRLAVAGDSAGGHLAAQAAAWFNDQHPGIVNAQLLIYPVVQYRFDTPSYERLAHGVGLTRDEMRWYWREFLNGVEPAADDVRVNLTAQAPRHPLPNALVIAAEYDPLHDEAVSYAQFVAQSGGRAEIVEAPGLTHSFARLQPFVPQARLVMHDAAQRLRDWLS; this is encoded by the coding sequence ATGACTATCGACGCCGATCTACTCGCTTACTACGACCAAATGGCGCGCAAGTACCCCAACGCCGCCAACGCCGCCGACGCAGGCGCGCCCAGTGCGCAAGACGTGCGCGCCAAGTTCGCCGCTGTCGCTGTCGAGGCGTTGCGTCCGCTACCGGCGGGATTGAAAAGCGAGACCTTCGAAATTCCGCTGCCGGGCCGCAATCTGCGCGCACGGTTGTATCGTCCGATCGGCCGCGAAGTGCCGCTCGTCGTGTATTTCCACGGCGGCGGGTGGGTCGTGGGGGACGTCGACACGCATGGCACACTGGCCGCGTTCCTCGCGCAAGATGGAGATGTGGCGGTGCTGAGCGTCGATTACCGGCTGGCGCCCGAGCATCCGTTTCCCGCCCCGGTCGACGACGCACGCGAAGCGTTGGCATGGGCGGCAGAGCAACGCGCCCGGCTGGGTGTGCAGGTCGATCGTCTGGCCGTCGCCGGCGACAGCGCGGGAGGCCATCTGGCGGCGCAGGCAGCCGCCTGGTTCAACGATCAGCACCCGGGGATCGTGAACGCCCAATTGCTGATCTACCCGGTCGTGCAGTATCGGTTCGACACTCCGAGTTACGAGCGTCTGGCGCACGGCGTGGGCCTGACGCGCGACGAAATGCGCTGGTATTGGCGCGAGTTCCTCAACGGCGTGGAGCCGGCGGCAGACGATGTGCGCGTCAATCTGACGGCGCAAGCCCCGCGTCACCCGCTGCCGAATGCGTTGGTGATTGCCGCCGAATACGATCCGTTGCATGACGAAGCCGTGTCCTATGCGCAATTCGTGGCGCAGTCGGGCGGCCGGGCGGAAATTGTCGAAGCGCCCGGCCTCACACACAGCTTTGCCCGGTTACAGCCGTTCGTCCCGCAAGCAAGACTGGTCATGCACGACGCCGCGCAGCGTTTGCGCGACTGGCTGAGCTGA
- a CDS encoding molybdopterin-dependent oxidoreductase, producing MKSHDRSAAPTAPHLATPSHPLAESPLAEASRRRFLRRAGALGVGASLAGRALDVLAATAAPQTVVLPFANGERELVAYPQKRPLIRLTARPPQLETPFEVFNEGLITPNDAFFVRYHLAGIPTDIDPAKHRIRVGGSVAKPLDISLASLKKDFGAPVEIVAVHQCSGNSRGFFEPRVGGGQIANGAMGNARWRGIPLKRILERAGVSSSAKQVTFEGLDRPIVPATPEFVKALDLDHAMDGEVMIAFAMNGEDLPMLNGFPVRLVVPGYYGTYWVKHLADINVVDNVFDGFWMATAYRIPDNDCNCVAPGKAPEKTRPIGRFTVRSFVTSHTDGQRVATGKAARVRGIAFDGGEGIRDVQFSADGGQTWQAAQLGSELSKYSFREWTVSFTPPQPGEYALKVRATNRAGVSQPLQSLWNPAGYLRNGVETVRVIAA from the coding sequence ATGAAGTCGCACGACCGGAGCGCCGCACCCACGGCGCCGCATCTCGCCACCCCGTCCCATCCCCTTGCCGAATCCCCACTGGCCGAAGCCTCGCGCCGCCGCTTCCTGCGACGCGCCGGTGCGCTGGGCGTTGGCGCCAGTCTCGCCGGACGCGCACTCGACGTGCTCGCCGCCACCGCCGCCCCGCAGACGGTCGTGCTGCCGTTTGCCAACGGCGAGCGCGAACTCGTTGCGTATCCGCAGAAGCGCCCGCTGATCCGGCTGACGGCGCGCCCGCCGCAATTGGAAACACCCTTCGAAGTCTTCAACGAGGGGCTGATCACCCCGAACGACGCGTTCTTCGTGCGCTATCACCTCGCGGGCATTCCGACCGACATCGATCCGGCGAAGCACCGGATTCGCGTGGGCGGCAGTGTCGCCAAACCGCTCGACATCTCGCTCGCGTCACTCAAGAAGGACTTTGGCGCGCCGGTCGAAATCGTGGCGGTGCATCAGTGTTCGGGCAACAGCCGCGGCTTCTTCGAACCGCGCGTCGGCGGCGGGCAGATCGCCAACGGCGCGATGGGCAACGCGCGCTGGCGCGGCATTCCGCTCAAGCGGATTCTCGAGCGTGCCGGGGTGTCGTCCAGCGCAAAGCAAGTGACCTTTGAAGGCCTCGACCGGCCGATCGTTCCGGCAACGCCCGAGTTCGTCAAAGCGCTCGACCTCGATCACGCCATGGATGGCGAAGTGATGATCGCATTCGCCATGAACGGCGAGGATCTGCCAATGCTCAACGGCTTTCCGGTGCGGCTGGTCGTGCCGGGCTACTACGGCACCTACTGGGTGAAGCACCTGGCGGACATCAACGTCGTCGACAACGTGTTCGACGGCTTCTGGATGGCCACGGCCTACCGCATTCCCGATAACGACTGCAACTGCGTGGCCCCCGGCAAGGCCCCCGAAAAAACCAGGCCGATCGGACGCTTCACCGTGCGCTCGTTCGTTACCAGCCACACCGACGGTCAGCGCGTAGCGACGGGCAAGGCGGCGCGCGTGCGCGGCATTGCGTTCGACGGCGGCGAAGGCATTCGCGACGTGCAATTCTCGGCCGACGGCGGCCAGACATGGCAGGCCGCTCAGCTGGGCAGCGAGCTGTCGAAGTATTCGTTCCGCGAGTGGACGGTGTCGTTCACACCGCCGCAGCCCGGCGAATACGCGTTGAAAGTCAGGGCGACGAATCGCGCAGGGGTTTCGCAACCGCTGCAATCGTTGTGGAATCCGGCCGGCTATCTGCGCAACGGGGTGGAAACCGTGCGCGTGATCGCGGCATGA